gagggtgggagggagacgcaaaaggcaggagatatgtatacatatagctgattcactttgttatacaacagaaactaacacaacattgtaaagcaattacaccccaataaagatgttaaaaaaatctgcaaacaataaatgctggagagggtgtggaaaaaaagggaaccctcctacactgttggtgggaatgcaaactggtacagccagtatggagaacagtatggaggttccttaaaaaactgaaaatagagttaccatatgatccaggaatcccaccgtgggcatatatctggagaaaaccataactggaaaagatatatgcacctcaatattcactgtagcactatcacaatagccaatacatggaaGTAAACTAAATGTTCAtagatagaggaatggataaagaagatgtggtgcatatatacaatggaatattactcatccataaaaaagaacaaaataatgccatttgctgcaacatggatggacctagagattctcatactgaatgaaataagtcagacagagaaagataaatatcatatgataccacttatatgtggaatctaaaacaaggctacaaatgaacttatctataaaactgaaatagagttacagatttagaaaataaacttatggttactgaggggtaaggtggggggagggatcatttggaagactgggattgatacatacataccactatatataaaatagataactaataaggacctactgtatagcacagggaactccactcagtactctgtagtggcctatatgggaaaagaatctaaacaagagtgaatatatgtatttgtataacagattcactttgctctacacctgaaactaacacaacattgtaaatcaattatacctcagtaaaaattttaaaaaagaaaaaaagaaaggaaggtggAGAAACAAGAAGGAACAGTTAACAAAAAGTTGGTATACAAACAAACactgtataaaacaataaaagaaatatttacttttggcctttagaaaaaaaaattttttgaagtcaCAGTGTGGAGTTGAAAGTGTGCACGTAGATGAGATTGCCTGGAGGACGGAAAGGGCAACAGTTCACTCCCTCCTCTGCGCTTTTGTACCAGGGCTGTACCTGGCCTAGCAGGTGTGCTGCTCATTTACACAGTCCCACTCATTTGAATACATACCTGTCCCCACTACAATACTGAGAGCTCCGGGTCTGGCTTTCTTGCTTATCATTCTTTCAATCACCAGCACCTGCCACCAATGTACACTGACTGACTGCAGAGTCCGTAAATGCTTTCGCATTGTTTTAACCCAGTCAGTGACTGATTCCTCCTTGAAATACGTTCACCTCTTGCATGGATTTCCTCTTATCTTTCTGGCTACTCCTCCAAAGATTCTTTTGCAGGTTGTTCCTCATTTCCCTGGCACTATATGTAGCAGGGCCCCAGAGCCCAATCTTTCACCTTCTGTTTCATAAACATATTCACTCCCTGGGGGATCAAATCCATTCTAAGGACCTAATATTTCACCTCCATGCTGATGACCCTCAAATTTCTATCACCAGCCtggacctctctctctcttgaaCCCAGACCTGACATCAAAGTGCTTGCTTAGTATCCCATTTGCATATTTAGCAGGCATCTCAGTCTTCCCGTGTCAAAAACTAACCTCCTGGTAAGCTCCACAAAGCCTGCTCATTCTGAAGTCTTTCTTGCTTCAGTTAGCAGCAACTCCATCCTTCTggttgctcaggccaaaacccttgctttttccttttctcttccacctACAACAGGTCTATGAGGAAACCTGTCACCTTCACCTTCAAAATACAGCCAGGCTTTGATCTCTTTTCACCACCCTATTGCCTGCCACCTGCTGCGAGCCACCATGTTCTCTCAGCTGGATTATATTAATAGCAATAGTCTCTCAGCTGGTCTCCTGCTTCCTCCATTGCCCCTCCTTAAATCTATTCTCTGCACAGTAGCCAGAAGGAACCTGTTGAaacataagtcagatcatgtTACTCTGCTCAgaatcccccctccccaccccccaccccccgcctacCCCCGCTGGCTTCTCACTTCACTCAGAGTAGGAGCCCTTGACCTCAAAGCCCATGTGACGTTGCTCCCATTACTCTGCCTcacctcccactcctcctccatttactccactccagccacactggcctccttgctattCCCCTAACACACTCAGCACCCTCCTAACCCAGAGCCTAAAAGGTGAGAGGCAAATGTGTAGAGCACCGAAGAGATAATACAGGAGAATAAGCTTGGGGTAAGGGATGATTCCTTAAAAAGGCACCAAAAGGAAAAGGTTGACACATTTGACTTCATTAAAACTAAGAATTTCTGTCCATCAGGATACCATAAGGAGGAAGAAAACACAAGCCCCAAACTGGGAGAAAttaattgtgtttttttaatatatatatatatctgacaaaggattagcatacagaaaatataaagtgtgcccataaatcagtaagaaaattaCCCCCAAAAAACACAGAGTATGGATAAAAGACTTAAGACATTTCACAGAATTAGTCCCTTAACCGTGTGAAAAGTTATTCATCCTCATTTCTACTAgataaatgcacattaaaaccacaaGATACCCTTTCTCAAGCATCAGATGAGCAAAAATTAGGAAGTAGAAACTAGAAAGATAGCAAAGGGGGGTGAGGTTGTGGAGGAATGGCAGTGTGAATTGGTACTGCCACATTACCCAGTAATTTTAGTCCTGGTGTGTGCCCTGGAGAATCTCTGCACAAGTGGATGAGTACACATGTGCAAGAATGTTTATAGTGGCATCATTTGAAATAGCAAAACAAGTTCattcccaaatgtccatcaacactagaatggataaatatagtTGAGAATTAGAGTCCCATGAGTAATAAAATGAACTCAGTTAATATGTATCAAGATGCATGAATCTCAAAAGTATGTCgttgaaaaaaagaagcaagtcacagaataCATACACTATGGTTACATTTATATAAAGCTGGTGAAGGGCACAAACAAAAAGGATATCTTACATAAGGCCACACAGATAGAGATATGGTAAAATTACATAGAGAAATAAGAGGATAATTACAAAGTCCAGGATGGACTGAGAGTCTGCATGTATGAGAAGAATGAAGTCAGGGAGAAACACTGGAACTGGTAATGTTCTATTTACTCTCCTGTCGGTGGGTTCACAGATCTTCATTTTATTATAGTtctttaaatattacatatatgtagTGTACAGTCTTTTGTATGCATGTCACAATAAAACGTGTTAAGTGCAAAAAAGAGTGGAAAAAGAGAGTAGGTGGTTAAGCTGTGGAAATCATGTATATTATCAGCAGCACCAATGCGAATGAAACCAAATGTTACAGTATACAAACGGTTATGTGTGACTTGGGCTGAAATCTCCAGTGTCTTCACCATACATGGGTTCAAAAGGTGCTGTCATGAAAGTGGTGTACTCTGGAAAACTGTTAGAAAACTCAAAAAGTGGCCCTGGTGACGACAAAGACAGTGATATTGAAGATGCAAGAAActctttaaaagaatttttttcgtTAAATCACAGTgaaaaaaagtacttttaaattaacATGATTTTACATGTGATTTTAACTATGTATGTGTGATTCATTAATCTATACATTAAATAAGGCAAGTAGACATgtatttcttctacatttatagaactatatatatattcaagttgGCCAAAAAAGTTTCCTTTCAATCGTCGTGTCGGTATTATGGGGTTATATCTGGCATACACGGTTATGTATGTGTCAGATTGGAAAGGGTTTTACCTGGAATGAATTTTTGCCACTTCTGATCCACATTGTACTTCACACAGTGATTTCCTGAAGGAAATATAATGATCTGTTCATCGAAGAAGAACACATTGTTGGACACGTGGGATCGAAGACCAAAAACATGCAGCGACTGAGCTACCACAGTGGACATGGTCCCAGTAAGGAGTTTCGCTAAAGATGCAGCGCAGCTGGTGAGCGTGGAGAAGCGCGTCACCCCGCCCACACTACCGTCCCCGCCCCCGCGACACGCCCCTAGATCCTCCCCTGGACTCCTCCTCCGCCCCTTCACCCCAGCAACCTTCTCCCGCGCCCCCGACCCCGCTCCTACGTCTCCTCTTTCCTTTGGCCTTCGTGGTTTCCTGCTCCTCTGGACGACCCCGAGGGACCCTTCCCACCTGTCGCTTCTGCTCTCTGGATCACCAGAGCACGCGTGTATACAGGGTACTACGCCTACGAATCCCAAGCAACGCAGCACTTACAGACGCCGGAGCGGTTCCTGTAGCAACGGGAAACCGGAAGTGTGAGCAGCCGGAAGCGGAACTCCGATCAGAAAGTTTAGCTGCATCTGGGTGCAGTCGGCAGCTGGTTCTGTTCGAGTCCACGTGGGGCAGCGGGCGGGAGGCCAGGGGGCTGAaagcgggcggcggcggcgacgaGGGGAGCCCTTTTCCAGGCGCGGGGGCCTCGGGCTCCTTCGCTTCCTCCGGCGGGTGTGGACGTGCGTGCTGCGAGATGGACACTCCGCCGCTCTCAGGTTCGGACTCGGATTCTGACGACCCCCTTGTCACAGACAGAGAGGTAGGTGTCATCCGAGCTCGTGGGGCTGCGCGCAGGAGAGGGGTCCTCACTCCACGGTACTGACCGCCGATCGTGCCCTGTAGTTGCAGGAGGCGTTTTCCCGAGGGCTTCTGAAGCCAGGCCTCAACGTGGTGCTAGAGGGGCCGAAGAAGGCCGTGAACGACGTGGTGAGCTCGGGCGCCCGGTTGGAGGGTGCTGGACTTGGGATGCGCGCGAGGCACCGTTGTGTTCGGGAGGCTGCGTTCTAGTCCCAGGAAAGACACAACCTGCGTATTGACAAGAGGGTCAACTACCTGTCGGGGTCTTGGGGGTTAGCTCTTCGTCCACTGGCCTATTACTGTCTTGTGAGCTTAGTGTCTGAATTTCCTAGAATGGCCTGAAGCAGTGTTTGGCTGAATTCAAGCGGGATCTGGAATGGGTTGAAAGGCTTGATGTGACCTTGGGTCCGGTACCGGAAATCCGTGGACCTCAGGCAACATCTCAGAACAAGGATCAGAAAGCTGTTGATCCAGAAGATGACTTTCAGCGTGAGATGAGCTtgtatgtatgttttcaaatgtgGCAGAGGTTGTGGGTTCTTGTGCTGGAGAGGGGGAAGCCGTGGGCCTGTACTCCTCAGAGGTGTCGTAAGCCAAGGTGTAGGGAGGAAGGCTTCTTTGGACTGAAGAGCTAGGAGATTCTCCCTGGTTGAGAGAAGAGCCCCTTTGTCCAGCAATCACAACTTAAAGTCCAGTTTATTTTCAAATACTCagttttaaagtgtgtgtgtgtgtgtgtgtgtgtgtgtgtgtgtgtgcgcgcgcgcgcgcagttaattattagaacaaaaatttgctTATGGAAGGTCCTTATATGGGCTTTTCTTAGTGACCAAATAAGAATGTGTAATTGGCATTTGTTTGTAAGTTAATGGGCACTTCTAAAGTGGTTATTCTCTTAAActactaatttatttttagcaaTACTCCCCACTCTTTTCAAAAAGAGTGTACATCTCAGTTTCTCCCATTAAGTTAATGAggttttattactgtttttgtttgtgtgtgtgttcttgctGGTGGAGGTCAGATGTTGAGAGTCCTTCTGACCTTGGATGCCTCATGAGAGGCAGTGGAAAGGATGTAAGGCCTCTCTCCCTTAGCTTATTTTACACTTTTGTCCTACATCCTCAGCTACTGTCAGGCCCAGGCAGCAGTGCTTGCAGTATTGCCCCGCCTCCATCACCTCAAAGTCCCTACCAAGCGGCCCACAGATTATTTTGCAGAGATGGCCAAGTCTGATCAGCAAATGCAGAAGGTGAGAAAcaaatggttttctctggatagcTGAGACGTTGTACTTAAGTGTATTCAGCTGGCTTATCTCCTTTAACATTTAAACAAACATAGGCATAAGCCCACTGATAGGGAATGGGTTGTCAGTGGACAATTATTATCTCAGTTATCTACATCAGATTCATGCCAATCACCACCAGTTGGAGAAATGTAAGGATGACTTTTTCCTAATTTAAACAGTTAAGGGGAAGAAGGTACTGTAACAAGTGTGGTCCCTTAAGTCACGATAGCCTTTATGCATTTCCTAACTGGCTTGGTCATGGCATGATGTGTGGAAAAGACAATAGTTCTTTTCTGCCAATGCCTGGGGGCGGCACTTTAACTTGTAGACAGTtacccttctctgggcctcggttttcctcttctgtaaaatgaaggattAATATATGGCTCAGATTTGATATAATTTAGGGTTAGGTAGAATTTGCCCTCATTCAACTTTGGGAGGCAGAGAATTACCAACATCTAATCCAAGATATACCTAAATAGTTCCCTTGGGTCTCAAGCTGGATTTTCTCGTCTCAGTGTACTCAGGGAAGCTAATCTAGAGACGAGCCCAGACCCATCTCTGCACATTCAAACTGACAACTGCTCATCCTTTAACTGAAATGTGTACGTTTAATGCAAGCTGCTAGGTACCTGATATCTGTTTGAGCTTTTACTGTGTATGTGGTGTATTGGAGGAGGGGCTGAAGCTGCAGACTGGTTTAACCACAGTTTGCCGACAGTAGGGATGGAGAGAAGTTAGTCTTCTCTCCTGGTACAATGCCATTTTGCATAATGGATCAGACAGCACACTGGGAGGAGGAAGGTCGCTTTGATATTCTGTCTGCAAGGCTGAGACTTCTGGTGTCTTGGACAAAGTGGTCAGCCTTTGGGCCTTATTGTCCTTGTGTGTAGAACACAGGGCTTGAAGTAGATGATTCACAAGGTTCCTTTGAGCCCCATAGTTTGCAGAGCTGGAAATAACTGCTCCCTGCTGCAGTGCATCCTAAGCAGCAGTCATCCCATTTTCAAATAACATAAGCTGATGATATCTTGTGTTTTAGATTCGACAGAAGCTGCAGGCTAAACAGGCCGCCATGGAGAAGTCGGAAAAGGCTAAGCAGCTGCGAGCACTTAGGAAATACGGAAAGAAGGTGGGAAGGAAAATGAgcgggatgggatgggatggggccGAGTGCGTTTGTCAGTAGGTTGCTTGGTCTGAGTTGGTTCCGTGCCCCTTGTGTGTTCCATTGTGTGTTTACTGTTTCACAGCGGCATGAGTGCTAGTGTCCACGAGCACAATCCCTTCTGGACACCTGTGTGTAGCCAGAGGTAGTGTGGTCACTACCGGCAAGTCATGCGCCTCTCTGGGCTGCAGTTTGCACACCTGTACAGCAGAGAATTGGGTCCGGATCAATGGTTTCCAAACCTGACCTCACAGCACAGTCAACTGGAGAAACTTCAAAACGGATTTCTAGGCTTCGGGAACTCTGGGAATCTGCATGTTTTCATCCCTTGCCCCTAAAGCTTCTCAGATGTTTCCAATACACATCCTGGTTTGAGAATCACCGGCCTAGATGATTATAAAGTCCTTGAAGGAATCAATCATATTATTGATTGTTttccaatcagaaaaaaaatggcacCAGTATGTTTGAACTGTGACTGAGTTCTAATGTAAAGCCAGAAGGCATACCATGAAACTTTTCttgatttccttatttatttcatggTTACCTAAGAAGGAAGGTGACAGGAACTAAACTTAGGGTTGTGGGAAGAATTGACTGTGAACAGGATCAGCATGGGTGTTAAGAACTTTGCTAACATTTTGGACATAAACACTTGTGATCTGGGCGCTGAGCTGCAGTCCACAGTTGCAGTTATTTCACTGACGGCTCCTCGGCAGGG
This genomic stretch from Kogia breviceps isolate mKogBre1 chromosome 1, mKogBre1 haplotype 1, whole genome shotgun sequence harbors:
- the EBNA1BP2 gene encoding probable rRNA-processing protein EBP2, which encodes MDTPPLSGSDSDSDDPLVTDRELQEAFSRGLLKPGLNVVLEGPKKAVNDVNGLKQCLAEFKRDLEWVERLDVTLGPVPEIRGPQATSQNKDQKAVDPEDDFQREMSFYCQAQAAVLAVLPRLHHLKVPTKRPTDYFAEMAKSDQQMQKIRQKLQAKQAAMEKSEKAKQLRALRKYGKKVQTEVLQKRQREKAHMMSAIKKYQKGFSDKLDFLEGDQKPAARSTKEGAKGQQMKKGPSAKRRYKNQKFGYGGKKKGSKWNTRESYDDVSGFRAKTAHGKGLKKPGKKGSNKRPGKRTREKMKSRTR